Genomic segment of Prinia subflava isolate CZ2003 ecotype Zambia chromosome 4, Cam_Psub_1.2, whole genome shotgun sequence:
CGCTTTTCTGGCAGCCTCTGGAGACcggcagcccctctgccctgaaATTCCGCATCCGCCAACAGCGGACGGTCGGGAGCTCCAGGACGAGAGCCCCGCAGCGCGCTGCTACCGCGGGAGCGTCACCACGGCAACGGGAAACAGCGGCTCGGACGggcagtgggaggagccaaactTTACTAGGAGCTGCTGTTTCGCGTTCTTGGGACGTTAGGCAGCGCCTCCCAGCGTGAGGCGGAGCAGCTGGCAGCGCCTGCTTTCgtgggttggtttggttttttaacatTGGGGGTTGGTGTTTgattatttgtttggttttgtttgtttggggttttgaggcgtttgttgttggttttttaagggcatttttattttggtttcggattctttgtttggttttggtttctgtttggggtttttttgaaatcACAGACTGGAATTTAGTAAATTTAGTTCACAGTAAATTGCAAGAGGCAATTGAcggtgaagaaaaaaaaaccaaaaaacaagcATAAATAAAAGCATACCAAAACCACAGTAAAGGTGGATTAAAACACCGTGGGTTTTCTTCCATTCTTGTTTGCCCAGAGAACTCCAGagtaatgaaaaatgaaaacacaccAGACATCCCTTCTGTCTGCCCGTGCTGGGGCTCAGAAGGGCTGGCTgatgctggggctgtgctgggacaccGGACTCTGGCAtggccagcctggcacagcctcgCAGGTGCAGCGGGACCTGTGAAAAGAGAAAGgtcatagagtcatagaatggtttgggttggaaggaaccttcaACATCATCTCTTCCCAACGACCTCCATGGGCAGGTTctccttccactagaccaggttgctcagtgccccatccagcctggccttgaacacaggggtggggcacccacagctgctctgggcaacctgttttCAAGCCTCACCACCCTTTGTTGTGAAAAGGATTTCCTTGTAGCAACTAATATAAATCTCGCCTCTTCTAGTTTAAAACCTGTCCCCCTTCTCCTATCACTGTCTCTCTGGAGAAAAAGTCCCTGGCTGGCTATTAAAAGCTGGAGAAAATGTCCAGTTGGAGAATTAGCGACTAAATAGAATTCAGTCTATGAAAAGTTACACAGGTCAGACAAGGTGCAGCTAATAACATTTTGTGTGGTGATACAGAGCACATCTAACCCTGAGTCTGATGAGGAATACCAAGGTGCAAAAACAGgtataataaaaattaagagcTAAAAGATAAATTTAGGCTTTACatagaaaaaatgcattttgggaGCAATGGGAAGGATCAGCCAAAAAtggtaggggttttcccatCTACTGTCCTTAGAATAAGCTAAGTATCTTTGTGAAAGTTTTAGGAGTGttaagcaaaatatattttgcttcaAACGCAACTGCTTACAGTTTTCTCACCAATGTTATGGATAACaggatatttaaatattaaaaaaaaatgaaacttagCCATTTGAAATCCACTCATATAATCATATCACTGGTGAACTCTCTGTGATCAACTCTCTATTCACTGATTAAATATGCACTTAATGCTTCTTTTGTAATGGAGTTCTTCTGTGCACCTACTGAATAAAGACCATGTTCTGtgcttagggaaaaaaaaaagccaataaaAGAGACATTTCATAGAAATCATAGaaagatttaatttcatttcatgaaATGAAGAATTTTCAAATCATTACTTACTCAACCCTAAGGCTAAACTTAACACTAATCTTCTAACCCTTACCCTAGCCCTAACCCAAAACATAACATTAAACTTGACACTAACCCTAACAATAAAACTCCCATCCATGTTGAGTGGTTGAGTTTAGAAAGAAGTAGGAGCAGCAATGCTGAGGCCCTACCGGGACCACCTTGCCATTCATGTTACACCCATATTATTCGTGGAGCTGTAGGCTCTTTTACTCACACAACCCTAACCCCAGCCCTAAATATTGCCCTAACCCTCAGACTAGCCCTGAAGTCCCAATCCCCAGGGGTGCTTGATTTTAGAAAGAAGTAGGAGCAGCAATGTTGAGGATGTGCTGGGATCACCTTGGCATGCCATTTCCAGCCCCAgtgttcctggagctgtgggctcTTTGACCCACtcaaccctaaccctaaccctgatTCTAATAGCATCTTGGGACTGTGCAGAGGTCCTCACTGCCATACACAGATTGAAAGGTGTGGATTTATCAGCTGTGGCCCTGACCTGATGCCCTTGTGATGCCTTTTTTATTGCCAGTGTCCCTGAAGCTGTaggttctgcagctctctgaagcCTCACACAAACCCTAAGTGTAGCTCGTTGTTGCTGCTGAGATCCCCATCACTGTTGGTGGCACTGATTCAAAAGTTGTAGAGTGAACAATCTTGGAGCTGTGCTGTAATGAAAATTCTTCATTTCACAAATttggaaatgaaaggaaaagaattgcATGGCATGGAATGGCAGGAAGTGCATCAAAATGAGCCAAAACTTCTTGAAGCCTGTTCCCTGTATCCAGAAAGTCAGGGCTGACCAACATAAGAAAACTTCTTCGTTCTAAGGATGTTCTAAGGTTGTTCTAAGGTTATGCTGGAAGAAATATATCATTGTTTGACCATTCTCCTTAAGGTAGGATGGAAATATTCAATGCTGGTAAAGATTTTCTTGTGTAGAAATAATGCAATATAAAATGTACGTTAATTTATGAGGataagatttttaatttttaggtaaatattttaagattaactgaattattattaaaaattctCAGAATAAATCTTCGAAACTGCTCAGGTAAAACAACAGAACTATTGCAGATTCCAATTTTTAGGTTGAATATATAACTGTTcagaggtggtttttttctaaaaaaaaaaatgcatcacaCCGTTGTTTTGATACATTCTATTTttgaaaaccaagaaaaagtTCAATTACTcttaaaagcagtgaaacttCTCTGGGGAAATTGAAAAACCTGTTGTCTCATCCAGTCTATAATTTTGCGAGGTGCATTATCGACCCCATTATTGACTCCACTCCACTGCACAGCTTGTTTGAGATGCTTACTACAGCTTTGTTCATgctgaaatccagcagaaattttaaaatccaggCATTGAGGATCTTGACAGGGCAGGCTAAGCTTGTGTTTGATGAATATTTACTTctaaaaaatcaaatttgatACATATGTAACGTGTTTTCTATGTAAAATTAGATGTTAATGCAAAATAATTATTGACTGCAGCAGTTTCACATTTGTCATCTCTTCATTTCAGCTGGTATCCTTACTATTTAGTAGGTGCTCTGAAGAATAGAAGAACAAGTGTTTGCCAGGCTATGTAAATCTTTCCATATAAGTCTTCCAAAATACATGCTGCTTCCAAATGTCTTTAgcagcttaaaataaaaaaagaccaaaaaggaaacaaaacaaaaatacatgtATACAGTGCAACAAAGACAATGGAGGCTATACACCATCTTGATGCTTCTACTGCTGCTATTATTTTTTGTTCAATGTATCAGGTGACtgttaaaatttataaaatattatctgAAGAAATGAAGTTCCACTGTAATGTATAGAAGTAGTTACATTTGTTTCATAAAGAAATGAATATGTGATTATATTTTCAACTGTgcttcaaaactgaaaacaaaaggatgAAAATTAGAGATAAAAACCAAATACAGAAGTGCTATTTAAATATCTTCAGTTGAATTTTCTTGGcaagaaatctgttttctttttcttacttagcagctttgaatttttctttttgggatGTTCTTAATTAAAAACCAATCCTTCCCTTACCCCCCATCCCTCCTTCCCATCAGGCTCTGGGTCTCATGCTTTTGACATTTGGCTTGTGGCTTTTATTTGACAGAAACAATTTCTtcagagttttgttttgttttgttttgtttttcctgagtataagtaggatttttgttttgttttaaatgattgcagaataaaaatgtcccatccctggaagcattcaaatCCAGGATGCATGTggctttgagcaatctggtctagtggcaGGTGATcttacccatggcaggggtgttggaagTAGAGTTttcccaaaccaaaccattttatgTTTGTGTGGTTCTGTGTAATCGACAGAAGAAGTAATAGATTTTCTTCTTCACAAGGTGGCAGTATTGGACTCAACTGCATGGttgtaagggtttttttcctcttaagtATGTTCTCCATCATTACGTGGTATGATTATCAAAATAATAGAAAACATATTACTATACCTATAATTTAGACATTGCGTTAATTTATGCAAttggtttatttctttctcttgatATACAGCTTATAGATGAAtcattgaaaaataaatcagctcTCTTAATCTTTTCATTATATCATTTACCAGACTGCATTTGACCTGCGTCTAATGAGATGAGAGATCCTTTAGGTGAGGATTTGCATGGAATGAATAAGAGTATGGGCCTCTCCGTTtagatatttctttttcccatagtgtctatcatttttttttctcagaaaactaAGTTTTGGGTCACATAACAACAGATGTGCTCTTAAAGAGCAGACTGCCATGGCTTTGTTAAGAAGTGCCAATTCCAAACTAATGGCATAGGAACCATCCAATGCAGTAGTTCTGGGAGAAAACATTTGGGCTGGGAGTAATGAAAACCACTGCTCCTTTCCACATCTATGCACAAATGGTTGGAATGCAAAGGAGAAAGGGGCCAGTCACAAAGAAGGAGGACAGCACCGAATCTTTAATTTATTGAGAAATATATATCTATCCTCCTGTAAGATCTGTTCATGTATTCttggcaaacagaaaaaaaatctgtacacTTAAACTGTAATTGTTCACTGATTTCATTGTGAGTGTTTCACATTGTTCAGTGGAGAATGTTCTGTTTACATCTCATACACTATCACGTTTATATCTTGTctaaatttatgaaaatatatatttttctttctgtgaatataggtaataataataacaataacaagaataatataattttatcaTTCTGTTATTTCCATCCTTTCAGTTATGGTGTTACAAAGATATAATCGTTTTCTGGAATAAGTTGTGTAAGTGGAAGtctcataaaaataaaaggaaaatgagtAACACTACAAATGCACTGTGTTACAGTTTCTTCAGTTGAGAACTAGCCAGTGACATATCTTTCTTGCATAATACTTGGCATTGGATCTGTTATTACTTTTACATCAGCCATGGGAGTCTTTGGAGTGTTGTGGAAATCAAATGTCTGGTAGTTACAGTAAATGAAAATCAGCCTCCAATTTTCTTGTAAGATGAAAGAGAGTTTGTTATGCATGAAAAATGTGATCCTGTCTTGGTGTGATTTCCACATAAAAATTTGTTGATAGGAAGACACATTTAGATAAAATCATGGCTCAAATGAAATCTAAACACAACTGAAGATCTTTCCATATCACTGCATGAAAGCTTTCAATGACAAAATACTTGCAGTTTTATGTAGAAAAGATTTTAACCACTGTATTTATTAGCACAGATGTTTTTAAATACTTAGTATGTgttgaagaaataaagaaaagtcTGGTACAACTTGAAGGCACAGATAAGTGCCACGTATGGCTACGATATTGAAATATCAAAGTATGATTAAAAAGCTGTTATCTATGTAGACTAAACTGAATACTCTCTGCTTATATACAATTCCTGCTTTTTAAGGGAATAAGActtatttctgaaaaactgcattttaactGTACATTCTTATTATCATCTTGATaccttttttcctccatctttTGCTTCTAGTCACCTTTTTTGAGAGATCTGTGGTAGACTGTGTGAAAGCTGAAGCAGAGGACTGTGCTACTGGTTCATTTGTTTAGCTCTACAAATATAAAATTGCACAGCAAAGAATGAAGCCCAGGCGTTATAACCAGGaaacttcttccttcttcctccctgcTACTGCCTAGGCAGGTAGTGAGTGCCTCACAATTTGTTAGGTGGTGAAAGAAAACATGAGTCTCATTTCCAGCTTCCATGGAATTGTTCCACTTGGAAACTTTATTCagtctttatttttctacataTAGCAACTGCAATATCTTGAGTAGTTCTCACAGTGATATGTGGAAGGTACTCTACCGAATCAATACCAGCCTGGccacttttttatttcataatttaCAAAGCTATGGTTTAAGAGGGCCTCCAATGACAGTGTTCTCATAAGGTTCATATGGTTCCCCAAAGCCTGCCACTATTCAGGCAAAGTACAGCtcaaataaattacttttagtCCTTCAGAGTGTGTAACTTTAGTCTTTCAACTGTGTAATCAAATTTCTTCATCAAATGTTGATTTATTATAATGAAATCATCCCTGTTTTATAGGAtggttttatattttgaaagatTTAAACTGACAGGAATAACGAATTCTGGAATCAGCTATTTGTGCTAGAAAAATTGATTGCAAAATTGAAGGTTAATTTTATATCAACTGCAATTACACTTGATCTCAGCCTTAATTAAGGGTTGCTGAAGTATAATGGTGGTTACATCATCATTCACTGTGAAAGCTTTTGAGTTTTTAGGATGGCTATAGCAAAGGAAACCAATTGGAGAAGCTTAATTTTCTTATTGCCTTGTAATAAAACCTTTTAGTGGCCTAGGATTTCTCCTCTTCATACATTTCCTGCTACAGTCTCTCTAATCAGACTCTTTATGATGAGCTTGCCCACTTCAATTACTGTTGAAGGTGTATTTTATCAGTCTCAGCAAAGATACATAATCTAGGACCAATATGAGCTGTTCATTCCCCTAGCCTACAGCAAAATGTGTCCTGGTCAGATTCCGTGGTACTCACAAAAGTTTGTGTCACATTAGGTCCAGAAGCAATTTTCGGTTTGTGCTTATTATTATATGGTGCTGTGCTTATTAAAAGTATGAGAAGTAGGATTTAGTATTTCAGGACATATCAAGTGGAACTAAAATGTTTCCTGTTTCTCCTGGCTCCAGTTGAGCAAATCACCTtgtgcctgcctgtgctgtgtaTGTGATTTGGGTTCCTTCATTTATTCTTCCCTTTGGTCTACAACTTTCCTATTAGTGCAATGGCTATGATGTATCTTGGATCACATTTGGTGAATTGATTAGaatgctgctgcctgcaggtaATCCTTGAAGAAGCCTGAATATCAATAAAAGATCAAGGATTGTACTATCCATCCACACTCTTACCAATATGCATATATCAAATGCtataaatattcattaaaagGTCCACAATCAATGGAACAATAGAATtgatgattttatttctgagtaCAGGAATGAGAGTCTGACTGAGCAGGAATCTGTGTGGAACATTCTGAATGCTATGCAGCacaaagtaaggaaaaaaacccacaaaatattACCCCTAAAAATACTGCATTGAACAGTAATGTGTATACCAATcagaacttatttttaaaaatctcatttagtAAAGGATTAATTTTTCAAGATCTGCTGCTATTATCTGATGTGAGTTGGCAGATCCCTTGCTGTTATATGGGTCACTGTTGATGGGATTAAGCTCTTGAAATCTTTTGATTTCATCTAGGAGCAGAGGGTTCTGGTCACCGAAAGCTGAAAAAAttcctgcagctgaaaaaaTTAATGTGAGTCCTGGTATTTTTGACAGTGCTAGATACCATAAAACACTTCATCTGCTTGGGGCTCGAGGCTGATGTTAATCAAGCAGGGATGTTATGAGGTCAGAGTAGAGCTCCTCCTGTGAGAAAATTTGAATAGGTTTTGCCCTGAGACTCAGAAATAGTGCTTGAGGTCTAAAATGGGCTTTCAAATTAGCATTAATTCAATACACATATTTAGTTATTACTCAATATGTTTCCTGAGGCCTGGCAGCAGATAATTTGTTTACTTCTTTAGAAAAGTTCTTTAAAACATTTGGATGGTGTCAGTTATTTAGGAAGTtgatagaaatatttttgaccAGTGATCTGCTATCCACCTTTGAAATTAATTCTGCATATGAGCTTTTAATTACAAACACAACAGTTTAACAGCTTAATATAGTTTAATATGCTTCTATAGATCAGCTGTGAGTCCCTCAATATGACTTCTTCCAGAGAGGAGTTACATCATTTTTAATGTGTGCTGAAGATAATTGATGATTCCAGATAACTCGCAAAGCATATGTCTAGTCTCAAGATTACAAATGCATttgcaatgtatttttaaaatctgttctttGAAAATCCATTCATTGCAATAATGATTTCTCAAGTGATTAATGGTGACCCCATTATGCCAAGAAAGCAGCTAGACTATGAGCTGGTATACTTGACTGCAGTTTTATTGGACTGTTGTAGGAGCTACAGACTCACCACTGATCCAGCTACTGGAATCATTGGCATCTGccatgagaaaaacaaaaaaaaccaaagatcattattagtattttatatattcttGGTGATATTTAATGTACTGCTTAAAGCTGTGACTATTTTAACTAAACCCATGGGGTTGCTGAAATAGAATATTTATACAGGGAAAGGACATGTTTTGCCAAGTTATCTAATTTTCAAAATCCGGAAGCAGTGGATCTTGAACTGACCCttcaaaacatgaaaatgaCATGTTGTTGTTTAGCATTTCTGAGCTAAAATATGGAAGACTTTCATCCCACAGAACAATTTAAGTATTTCTGAAGATTCATCCTGATTCAGAATGAGAATCTTCTGGAATTTTCTACATTAAAAGAATTCCATTCTCCAAGCTGTTTGAtagtttagtttggttttttttactggtATTGAAGTAAGTTATTGGGAAGAGCTAGTTGACAACTAACATGGCATAATGTTTGCTTTGTCCTTCAAGTTTGAGCTATGTATTGAAGAGAGATCAATCGCTAGTAAAATGAGGTGGAAAAAAGAGACTGCTAAACATCTCAGAGGGAAGAATTTTTGCCaattaaaagaacaaaggaaaaaataaatattctcaaAATCTGATCCATATTGAAGTTTCTACATCCAAGttcctgtgtttttatttttatttggtacGTTTTCTAAAATTTACCCCCTTTGCATTCATTATGAAAGCATATTCACTGTGCTTTTTCCAGTAATTTTTAGCTATAGTCTATCTTACTCCTTACACACAATTTCTACACTGAAAATACTTTGAGTGGCTAAGGTTATAGTCAAAATGCTTTACTTTAATCTGgatttgtaattattttcttttcctatttagATGTGTTCTAGAATAAATTGAGGTATAAAAGAAagttcatagaatcatggaaggGCCTGagtttggaagagaccttcggtatcatctagttccaacccctctgccatgggcagatacactttccactagaccagattgctcagagctccatccaacctggctttgaacacttccagggatggggcatccagaCCTTCTCTGGGCAAGCTGTTTTACTGATTCAACAGCCTCAAAGTAAAGgatctaatctaatctaatctaatctaatctaatctaatctaatataatataatataatataatataatataatccTACTCACTTTCAGTTTGAAGCTGCTGCCCCAcatcctgtcactacatgctgTTGTGAATATCTTTTCTTGAAATTTCTActaggctcccttcaggtactggaaggccacaacTAAGTCACCCAgaagccttctccaggctgatcaatattctttcagcctttcttcataAGAGAGGTTACCATCCCTCTAATAATCTTGGTAGCCTCCTTTAGACTCACTCTAGAAGGTCAATGTCCTTCCCATACTGAGGACCCCAGAgttggatgcagcactccagatgCAGGATGAATATTGGGTGCAGGACTCCAGAACTGGATACAGTTCCTTTCAAAAGCATATTGTAGGATCATACTGCTGTTGTCTGTACTATCCAGTGCATATCACAGGAAATTAT
This window contains:
- the TSPAN19 gene encoding LOW QUALITY PROTEIN: tetraspanin-19 (The sequence of the model RefSeq protein was modified relative to this genomic sequence to represent the inferred CDS: substituted 3 bases at 3 genomic stop codons), producing MKIRDKNQIQKCYLNIFSXIFLALGLMLLTFGLWLLFDRNNFFRVLFFSSVENXPVTYLSCIILGIGSVITFTSAMGVFGVLWKSNVHNQWNNRIDDFISEYRNESLTEQESVWNILNAMQHKMECFEIYNGKWEVNKTENNNTPFPCLCTKYNLKKWFCDVPRDLTCSVGYEEHLSTXFENNALTLIAITISLLTTEEKDLFTSNLLYIQTPSEIILSKAFKVK